A genomic region of Oryza glaberrima chromosome 1, OglaRS2, whole genome shotgun sequence contains the following coding sequences:
- the LOC127779447 gene encoding uncharacterized protein LOC127779447: protein MASGGGEHFLRQLSASNGGYGGAAQYQMGRGVVAEEEVELGGGGRRRGSKRWSKKRAGRGGYGGGGGGKGDAAAAAAAAAAVAGRKRVMVVVDDTSGAKHAMMWALTHVANKGDFLTLLHVLPYAGAGRGEETPSLANSLGTLCKACRPEVEVEALVIQGPKLATVLSQVKKLEASVLVLSQSKPSHFCWLSCILRSSSEEFVEQCINQAECLTLAVRKQSKGVGGYLISTRWQKNFWLLA, encoded by the exons atggcgagcggtggcggggaGCACTTCTTGCGGCAGCTGAGCGCGAGCAACGGGGGATACGGTGGTGCGGCGCAGTATCAGATGGGGCGaggggtggtggcggaggaggaggtggagctcggcggaggaggcaggagGAGGGGCTCGAAGCGGTGGTCGAAGAAGAGGGCGGGGAGGGGcgggtacggcggcggcggcggggggaagggggacgcggccgcggccgcggcggcggcggcggcggtggccgggaggaagcgggtgatggtggtggtggacgacACCTCCGGGGCCAAGCACGCCATGATGTGGGCGCTCACCCACGTCGCCAACAAGGGGGACTTCCTCACGTTGCTCCACGTCCTCCCgtacgccggcgccggcagagGCGAGGAGACCCCCTCCCTCGCCAACTCCCTCGGCACGCTCTGCAAGGCCTGCAGGCCAGAG GTGGAGGTTGAAGCACTTGTGATCCAAGGACCAAAGCTGGCCACTGTCCTCAGCCAAGTGAAGAAATTGGAGGCGTCTGTGCTTGTGCTCAGCCAATCCAAGCCATCCCATTTCTGTTGGTTGAGTTG CATCCTGCGGAGCAGCAGCGAGGAGTTCGTCGAGCAATGCATCAACCAGGCTGAGTGCCTGACGTTGGCAGTGAGGAAGCAGAGCAAGGGCGTCGGCGGGTACCTCATCAGCACACGGTGGCAGAAGAACTTCTGGCTCCTGGCTTGA